In one Mycoplasmopsis canis PG 14 genomic region, the following are encoded:
- a CDS encoding M24 family metallopeptidase, translating into MDRRKLDQMFNNTGAEVLISEAPQTRLWYAGIQTTDGFIAIEKDKATLFVDGRYIEYAKNNAKNVDIVLIQGNSMSEWFKKRNFSKIALEKDYLIKEVQDRIIKLVEPKEIFWISAQELRIIKSKEELKIMQKVVDISMAALEEFKKWVKPGISEKDAAAMLNFLLKKHGGDKEGFDEIIATASSSAEPHHHPTDKLLENNQLLKVDFGARYKGYTADITRTFILGNEAKANPEAKKILEIVKEAAAEGRKAVKPGIKASEIDKICRDYIAEKGYAQYFTHSTGHGLGIDVHEMPSVSSRSEIILEPGMIITVEPGIYIEGLGGARIEDDVLVTENSYYVFSRPNETNEKPF; encoded by the coding sequence ATGGATAGAAGAAAATTAGATCAAATGTTTAATAACACTGGTGCTGAAGTACTAATTTCTGAAGCCCCACAAACAAGATTATGATATGCAGGTATACAAACAACTGATGGTTTTATAGCTATTGAGAAAGACAAAGCTACATTATTTGTTGATGGTAGATATATTGAATACGCAAAAAACAATGCAAAAAATGTTGACATTGTCCTAATACAAGGAAATAGTATGTCTGAATGATTTAAGAAAAGAAATTTTTCTAAAATTGCATTAGAAAAAGATTATTTAATAAAAGAAGTTCAAGACAGAATTATCAAACTTGTAGAACCTAAAGAAATTTTTTGAATAAGCGCTCAAGAATTGCGTATTATTAAATCAAAAGAAGAGCTTAAAATAATGCAAAAGGTTGTTGATATTTCTATGGCAGCCCTTGAAGAGTTTAAAAAGTGAGTTAAACCTGGTATTTCAGAAAAAGATGCAGCTGCTATGTTAAACTTTTTGTTAAAAAAACACGGTGGGGACAAAGAAGGTTTTGATGAAATCATAGCTACAGCTTCTTCATCAGCTGAACCTCATCACCACCCAACTGATAAATTATTAGAAAATAATCAATTGTTAAAAGTTGATTTTGGTGCAAGATATAAAGGTTACACAGCAGATATAACAAGAACATTCATTCTTGGCAATGAAGCAAAAGCTAATCCAGAAGCCAAAAAAATTCTTGAAATAGTTAAAGAAGCAGCTGCTGAAGGAAGAAAAGCAGTAAAACCTGGAATAAAAGCAAGTGAAATTGATAAAATTTGTCGTGATTACATAGCTGAAAAAGGGTATGCACAATACTTTACACACTCAACAGGTCATGGGCTTGGAATAGATGTTCATGAAATGCCTTCAGTTTCTTCAAGATCTGAAATTATTCTTGAACCTGGAATGATCATTACTGTTGAACCTGGAATTTACATTGAAGGTCTTGGTGGTGCAAGAATTGAAGATGATGTTTTAGTAACTGAAAATAGTTATTATGTATTTTCAAGACCAAATGAAACAAATGAAAAACCATTCTAA
- the pip gene encoding prolyl aminopeptidase gives MYFQDQMKQMKNHSNFENYISQEFIKVSKLHSVYYEIHGNPNGDPVFIIHGGPGGGSSYVLKKLFNLDIFKLIFIDQRGCGKSQPFLQLKENTTQDLVEDIEKIRKHLSIDKITLFGGSWGTTLSLAYSIKYPKNVKRILLRAVFLGRQEDIDFLYEENGASNYYPDVFDEYKNFVKNLPGKNILHKYYNIFKGERNNFQEEAAKIFSNWESSLVSIKKFKPKKRLSKEEINSNLAISLFETHYFVNNCFFQSDNYLLENAKVISNIPTFIVHGRQDIDCRPIGAYLLHKSLINSKLFLVDGASHTSLEKNMWKTLKKVINEWENSDK, from the coding sequence ATGTATTTTCAAGACCAAATGAAACAAATGAAAAACCATTCTAATTTTGAAAATTATATATCTCAAGAGTTTATAAAAGTTTCTAAATTACATTCTGTTTACTATGAAATACATGGTAACCCAAATGGAGATCCTGTTTTTATCATACACGGAGGTCCAGGCGGAGGAAGTTCATATGTTCTTAAAAAACTCTTTAATTTAGATATATTTAAATTAATTTTTATAGATCAAAGAGGTTGCGGTAAAAGCCAACCTTTTTTACAATTAAAAGAAAATACAACACAAGATTTAGTTGAAGATATTGAAAAAATCAGAAAACATTTAAGCATAGACAAAATTACATTATTTGGCGGAAGTTGAGGCACCACTCTATCACTTGCATATAGCATTAAATATCCTAAAAACGTTAAAAGAATACTGCTTAGAGCAGTATTTTTAGGAAGGCAAGAAGATATAGATTTTTTATATGAAGAAAATGGGGCAAGCAACTATTATCCTGATGTTTTTGATGAATACAAAAACTTTGTAAAGAATTTACCTGGAAAAAATATTCTACACAAATACTACAATATCTTTAAAGGTGAAAGAAACAATTTTCAAGAAGAAGCTGCTAAGATATTTTCTAATTGAGAAAGCTCTTTAGTCTCAATAAAAAAATTTAAACCTAAAAAAAGATTATCAAAAGAAGAAATTAATTCTAACTTAGCTATTTCTTTATTTGAAACCCATTATTTTGTAAATAATTGTTTTTTTCAAAGCGATAATTATTTGTTAGAAAATGCAAAAGTTATTTCAAACATACCAACTTTTATTGTACATGGTCGACAAGATATTGACTGTAGACCTATCGGGGCTTACTTGTTACATAAGTCACTCATAAACTCAAAACTATTTTTAGTTGATGGAGCAAGTCATACATCTCTTGAAAAAAATATGTGGAAAACATTAAAAAAAGTCATTAATGAATGAGAAAATAGTGACAAATAA
- the msrB gene encoding peptide-methionine (R)-S-oxide reductase MsrB has translation MFDKNKRLKELTELQYKITQEGFTERPFTNEFDNHFEKGIYVDIVDGTPLFKSTDKYNSGCGWPAFSRPINDKVISEFMDYSHNMKRVEVKSSNADSHLGHVFNDGPRDKGGLRYCINSGSLRFIPFEKMAEEGYQDLIKLFDEE, from the coding sequence ATGTTTGATAAAAATAAAAGATTAAAAGAATTAACAGAATTACAATACAAAATAACTCAAGAAGGGTTTACAGAAAGACCATTTACAAATGAATTTGATAATCACTTTGAAAAAGGTATTTATGTTGATATTGTTGATGGCACACCTCTTTTTAAATCAACTGATAAATATAATTCTGGTTGTGGATGACCAGCTTTTAGTAGACCTATTAATGATAAAGTAATAAGCGAATTCATGGATTACTCTCATAATATGAAAAGAGTAGAAGTCAAAAGTTCTAATGCTGATTCTCATCTAGGACATGTATTTAATGATGGTCCTAGAGATAAAGGTGGTTTAAGATACTGTATTAATTCTGGATCGCTAAGATTTATTCCTTTTGAAAAAATGGCTGAAGAAGGTTATCAAGATTTAATCAAATTATTTGATGAAGAATAG
- a CDS encoding Fic family protein: MRIFNYEKLKKIKWDTEIINLLTKIHEHKGKQNLFSKQKTVILKRLIEIAKIQSIEDSNKIEGIVTTSARIKDLISQKTTPKNRDEKEILGYKDVLDIINESFEYIPINSNHILQLHKYLYKYSEKAIGGKYKNTQNSIIEKHENGINIEIFKPSDPYETPNAIESICEELNKVLDRSEIDPLILIPVFIHDFLSIHPFNDGNGRMSRLLTTLLLYKQGYMVGKYISLESQIEKSKEKYYLSLRQSSSGWHDNNEDVLPFVKYTLRVILAAYISFEERMKYVDEKAPKKELVKNIINSKIGKFTKTEIMNLLPNVGKATIENTLKKLLEQNYIERFGKGRATFYVKKN, translated from the coding sequence ATGAGAATTTTTAATTATGAAAAACTTAAAAAAATTAAGTGAGACACAGAAATCATAAATCTTTTAACTAAAATACATGAACATAAAGGAAAACAAAATCTTTTTTCAAAACAAAAAACTGTTATATTAAAAAGATTAATAGAAATAGCAAAAATACAAAGCATAGAGGATTCTAATAAAATAGAAGGTATTGTAACTACTTCAGCAAGGATAAAAGATTTAATATCTCAGAAAACAACTCCGAAAAATAGGGATGAAAAAGAAATTCTTGGGTATAAAGATGTATTAGATATCATTAATGAAAGTTTTGAATATATTCCAATTAATAGTAATCACATATTACAATTACATAAATACTTATACAAGTATAGCGAAAAAGCTATAGGAGGAAAGTATAAAAATACACAAAACTCTATAATTGAAAAGCATGAAAATGGTATAAATATCGAAATTTTTAAACCATCAGACCCTTATGAAACACCTAATGCAATCGAAAGTATTTGCGAAGAATTAAATAAAGTGCTTGATAGATCAGAAATCGATCCTTTAATATTAATACCAGTTTTTATCCATGATTTTCTTTCAATTCATCCATTTAATGATGGTAATGGAAGAATGAGTAGATTACTAACTACTTTACTACTGTACAAACAAGGATATATGGTTGGTAAATACATAAGTTTAGAAAGCCAAATAGAAAAAAGTAAAGAAAAATACTACCTTTCGTTAAGACAAAGTAGTTCTGGATGACATGATAATAACGAAGATGTATTACCATTTGTTAAATATACTCTTAGAGTAATATTGGCCGCATATATTAGTTTTGAAGAAAGAATGAAATATGTAGATGAAAAAGCGCCTAAAAAGGAGCTTGTAAAAAACATTATTAATAGCAAAATAGGTAAATTTACTAAAACCGAGATAATGAATTTACTCCCAAACGTAGGAAAAGCAACAATAGAAAATACACTTAAGAAACTATTAGAACAAAATTACATTGAACGGTTTGGAAAAGGCCGTGCTACATTTTATGTTAAGAAAAATTAA
- a CDS encoding MIP family Ig-specific serine endopeptidase: MKRLKRFLLLTSISSLYSLGIACNTQNSHNEEKNNNQRFNVTNIEKEISETNAKIIVHLEDSVNVLSAFLSVEGVNNKIKSNKIIGKEIHFFIDNLNPETEYLIKEIELNSEKINLSDKFITNKKKLPNFNSEDKPNEGSNSKPKPITEPVPSEPIVVGPGENPFPDDDFAYEPPKFDRENDNSYPSYADKFKKVDEQVLYQELYDRTFSVKVGVHMTPNESNKHFISNDTGTTWILDYHRYNENKYKLFFASNLHVLNKFSNSLSPELNEKLNYQDSRGYKVDSITIGKTKNRFTSFPTVPNNHPYSMQEKYESIFYTSGREFTEISSTDTSAQRTKLSQGFISKPKLVFAAYDFIDKSYLQDTQDDLKSKIKDRIKYLEGNDPESEELNILKLYKNDFISPYNDFGVFEIDVDLTKMDETLRNWIENAITALDSYLLRLKQTNSLPNQDKNISTFMQTTDYLTASRLPENQNNLTNAKDVYILGYPGGNHGKTYLVKNNPKERNSELSNDYRTGFQSNAKSFAYPTNGYESNFATNNSQPYTKVFGKVLSDYYGYNMEAKFSSLTYGSSGSLVYNEFGQMIGIYNSVSADVRDDDLMRVARFGSFLLSKDYVLGNKVMKAFNLIDGTNKNLYPAQTHSYRDNLKIIYPDGFEGNNFKTALFPEGFK; this comes from the coding sequence ATGAAAAGATTAAAAAGATTTTTATTACTAACCTCTATTTCTTCTTTATATTCATTAGGAATAGCTTGCAATACACAAAATAGTCATAATGAAGAAAAAAATAATAACCAAAGATTTAATGTTACAAATATTGAAAAAGAAATTAGTGAAACAAACGCAAAAATAATTGTACATTTAGAAGATAGTGTTAACGTGCTGAGCGCTTTTTTATCAGTTGAAGGGGTTAATAATAAAATTAAATCAAATAAAATTATAGGAAAAGAAATTCATTTCTTTATAGATAATTTAAATCCTGAAACTGAATATTTAATTAAAGAAATTGAACTAAATTCAGAAAAAATTAATTTATCAGATAAATTTATTACTAACAAAAAGAAACTACCTAATTTTAATTCTGAGGATAAACCTAATGAAGGTTCAAATTCAAAACCAAAACCAATTACCGAGCCTGTACCATCTGAACCAATTGTAGTAGGGCCAGGCGAAAATCCTTTTCCAGATGATGATTTTGCTTATGAACCTCCTAAATTTGACAGGGAAAACGATAATTCATACCCTAGCTATGCAGACAAATTTAAAAAAGTTGATGAACAAGTTCTTTATCAAGAATTATATGATAGAACTTTTTCAGTAAAAGTTGGTGTTCATATGACTCCAAACGAAAGTAATAAACATTTTATATCTAATGACACTGGAACGACTTGAATATTAGACTACCACAGGTATAATGAGAATAAATACAAATTATTCTTCGCTTCAAATCTTCATGTTTTGAATAAATTTTCAAATTCTTTATCACCAGAGTTAAATGAAAAATTAAATTACCAAGATTCTAGGGGATATAAAGTAGATTCAATAACTATAGGTAAAACAAAAAATAGATTTACTTCCTTCCCTACAGTTCCAAATAATCACCCTTATTCTATGCAAGAAAAATATGAATCAATATTCTATACTTCTGGAAGAGAATTTACCGAAATTAGTAGTACTGATACTTCTGCTCAAAGAACAAAACTAAGTCAAGGATTTATAAGTAAACCTAAACTTGTTTTTGCTGCTTATGATTTTATTGATAAAAGTTATTTACAAGATACTCAAGATGATCTTAAATCTAAAATAAAAGACAGAATTAAATATTTAGAAGGAAATGATCCAGAAAGTGAAGAACTAAACATTTTAAAATTATACAAAAACGATTTTATATCACCTTATAATGATTTTGGTGTTTTTGAAATCGATGTTGATTTAACGAAAATGGATGAAACTTTAAGAAATTGAATAGAAAATGCCATTACAGCACTTGACAGTTACTTACTAAGATTGAAACAAACAAATAGTTTACCAAATCAAGATAAAAATATTTCAACATTTATGCAAACAACAGATTATTTAACCGCTTCTAGATTGCCTGAAAACCAAAATAACCTAACTAATGCTAAAGATGTTTATATTTTAGGATATCCAGGCGGAAATCATGGAAAAACATATTTAGTAAAAAATAATCCAAAAGAAAGAAATTCTGAACTTAGCAACGATTATAGAACCGGATTTCAAAGTAATGCAAAGTCTTTTGCATATCCAACAAATGGTTACGAATCTAATTTTGCAACAAATAATTCACAACCCTATACAAAGGTTTTTGGCAAGGTCTTATCTGATTATTATGGATATAACATGGAGGCCAAGTTTTCTTCACTAACTTATGGTTCTTCTGGATCTCTTGTTTATAATGAGTTTGGACAAATGATAGGGATTTATAACTCAGTTAGCGCAGATGTGAGAGATGATGATTTAATGAGAGTTGCTAGATTTGGAAGCTTCTTGTTATCTAAGGATTATGTCTTAGGAAACAAAGTAATGAAAGCATTTAATTTGATTGATGGTACAAATAAAAATTTATACCCAGCACAAACCCATTCTTATAGAGATAACTTAAAAATTATTTATCCGGATGGATTCGAAGGAAATAATTTTAAAACAGCTCTATTCCCTGAGGGCTTTAAATAA
- the pgmB gene encoding beta-phosphoglucomutase has translation MVKGFVFDLDGVITDTAVLHFKSWQEKVKELGINYIEEDNEKLRGIPRLETLKEIIKLKKPDLRLSEEELIKIADEKNEVYKKLLETEINESSILPGVLELLNEAKRNGIKLSIASSSYNGPTILKKLGIIELFDFIVYPGDVKKGKPAPDIFIQAAEGIGLKTTECVGFEDAPAGVKGIKDANMPAIAITHNSSEDFSNADLVLTSTAELNFSEIMKKFN, from the coding sequence ATGGTTAAGGGTTTTGTATTCGATCTTGATGGTGTAATTACAGATACTGCTGTATTACACTTTAAATCATGGCAAGAAAAAGTTAAAGAATTAGGTATAAATTATATTGAAGAGGATAATGAAAAATTAAGAGGAATTCCAAGACTAGAAACTCTTAAAGAAATAATAAAATTAAAAAAACCTGATTTAAGACTATCAGAAGAAGAATTAATTAAAATTGCTGATGAGAAAAATGAAGTTTATAAAAAACTTTTAGAAACAGAAATTAATGAATCTTCAATTTTGCCAGGTGTTTTAGAATTACTTAATGAAGCTAAAAGAAACGGTATAAAACTTTCTATTGCTTCAAGTAGCTATAACGGTCCAACAATTCTTAAGAAATTAGGGATTATTGAATTATTTGATTTTATAGTTTATCCTGGGGATGTTAAAAAAGGGAAACCTGCTCCAGATATATTTATTCAAGCTGCAGAAGGAATTGGTTTAAAAACAACAGAATGTGTTGGTTTTGAAGACGCTCCTGCAGGTGTTAAAGGTATTAAAGACGCTAATATGCCCGCTATTGCTATAACACACAATTCTTCTGAAGATTTCAGTAATGCAGATCTTGTATTAACAAGCACAGCAGAATTAAACTTTTCTGAAATTATGAAAAAATTTAATTAA
- a CDS encoding glycosyl hydrolase family 65 protein: MDFLKYDVEKKTVSQVKFDKSVTAKTESIFALGNGYLGIRSADEERTSYNKEDFFVNGIFNKDTREDVSELANLADLMTTPIYFDGVEFEVSKKDKYNKTLFIREGVLKRTVEIERESGRFELTFERFVSRDDANVYGQRIQIKALEVKNANGVAVLLRPGINGQVTNSGTQHFGEGKKSRPTTESVQMDQTTTISKRFVVHNMVTKVFVNDKLIKGGTDDYVVEMKRRYIGFKVKEQLKTGDVLTLEKVMSVHTSVDEKRLLKPEEIKEIAKQKHDYLLTVNYEDLKKASVEKMHSSVWNQFYVQIEGDEASKYDSLALDFGIFHLNGFVPRHSTNMNVGAKGLSGEGYQGHTYWDTEFFINPIYLFNEPKIVRNLLTYRYKGIEGARAKAREVKERDEESNLQGAQFPWEMAWPTEGEVCAYWGQADVVTGQQVPIASRRQEIHVSADVAYAVNQYFQITRDYKFMERMGYEMIIDTAIYYSNRAELQADGSYEIKDVMGPNEYKGNIDNNAYINMFAKHNIDLAIKYIDYLKEKKPLIWSNIENKIPYKINYSKLKLVSKNLKQQEPNKDLVIAENDQFLALPKVDVLPFQMLGDAGKKLFNTKEGHIRLGSQLVKQADVVLLLNILPHLYSKEVRLANFNYYEPLTTHDSSLSPATYAIEAARLKMIDKAYDIFKYGINIDLGPAMHTSDAGIHAGSLAAIYQMIVFGFGGLDWHNNKLHVDPILPKGWNKLTYRFKYQNANFEAVINKNKFSIQMLSEEFKGSLWIHGRKVEFKDNQVHEFEVING; this comes from the coding sequence ATGGACTTTTTAAAATATGATGTTGAGAAAAAAACTGTTTCTCAAGTTAAATTTGATAAAAGCGTTACAGCAAAAACAGAAAGTATTTTTGCATTAGGTAACGGTTATTTAGGAATTAGAAGTGCCGACGAAGAAAGAACTTCTTACAACAAAGAAGATTTCTTTGTTAATGGTATCTTTAACAAGGACACAAGAGAAGATGTTTCCGAGTTAGCTAACTTAGCTGATTTAATGACTACACCAATTTATTTTGACGGTGTAGAGTTTGAAGTATCTAAAAAAGATAAATACAATAAAACATTATTCATTAGAGAAGGTGTTTTAAAAAGAACAGTTGAAATTGAAAGAGAATCTGGAAGATTTGAGCTAACTTTTGAGCGTTTTGTATCAAGAGATGATGCAAATGTATATGGACAAAGAATTCAAATTAAAGCTTTAGAAGTTAAAAACGCAAATGGTGTTGCTGTTTTATTAAGACCAGGAATTAATGGTCAAGTTACAAATAGTGGTACACAACACTTTGGTGAAGGTAAAAAATCTAGACCTACAACTGAATCAGTGCAAATGGATCAAACAACAACAATTTCAAAACGTTTTGTAGTGCACAACATGGTAACAAAAGTTTTTGTTAATGATAAATTGATTAAGGGCGGAACTGATGATTATGTTGTTGAAATGAAGCGTCGTTACATTGGATTTAAAGTTAAAGAACAACTTAAAACAGGTGATGTTTTAACTTTAGAAAAAGTAATGTCTGTTCATACTTCAGTTGACGAAAAAAGATTATTAAAACCTGAAGAAATAAAAGAAATAGCAAAACAAAAACATGACTATTTATTAACTGTTAATTATGAAGATCTTAAAAAAGCTTCAGTTGAAAAAATGCATTCAAGTGTGTGAAACCAATTTTATGTACAAATTGAAGGTGATGAAGCTTCTAAATACGATTCTTTAGCGCTTGATTTTGGTATTTTCCACTTAAATGGATTTGTTCCAAGACATTCAACAAATATGAACGTTGGTGCAAAGGGTCTTTCAGGAGAAGGTTACCAAGGACATACATATTGAGATACTGAATTCTTTATTAACCCAATTTACTTATTTAATGAACCAAAAATTGTTAGAAATCTTTTAACATACAGATACAAAGGTATTGAAGGCGCTAGAGCAAAGGCTAGAGAAGTTAAAGAAAGAGATGAAGAAAGTAACTTACAAGGTGCACAATTCCCATGAGAAATGGCTTGACCAACAGAAGGTGAAGTGTGTGCATACTGAGGGCAAGCAGATGTTGTAACTGGGCAACAAGTTCCTATTGCTTCAAGACGTCAAGAAATTCACGTATCAGCTGACGTCGCTTATGCAGTAAACCAATATTTCCAAATTACAAGAGATTACAAATTTATGGAAAGAATGGGTTATGAAATGATTATTGATACTGCTATTTATTATTCAAATAGAGCAGAGCTGCAAGCAGATGGTTCATATGAAATTAAAGATGTTATGGGACCAAACGAATATAAAGGGAACATTGACAACAACGCATATATTAACATGTTTGCTAAACATAATATTGATTTAGCTATTAAATATATTGATTATTTAAAAGAGAAAAAACCTCTTATTTGAAGCAACATAGAAAACAAAATACCTTACAAAATTAACTATTCAAAACTTAAATTAGTTTCAAAAAACCTTAAGCAACAAGAACCAAATAAAGACCTTGTTATTGCTGAAAATGATCAATTCTTAGCATTACCAAAAGTTGATGTTTTACCATTCCAAATGCTTGGTGATGCTGGTAAAAAACTATTCAACACAAAAGAAGGACACATTAGACTTGGTTCACAATTAGTTAAACAAGCTGACGTAGTATTATTATTAAATATTCTTCCACACCTATATTCAAAAGAAGTTAGATTAGCAAACTTTAATTACTATGAACCATTAACAACTCATGATTCTTCTTTATCTCCAGCTACATACGCAATTGAAGCTGCTAGATTAAAAATGATTGATAAGGCATATGATATTTTCAAATACGGAATTAACATTGACTTAGGTCCAGCAATGCATACCTCAGATGCAGGAATCCATGCTGGTTCATTAGCCGCTATTTACCAAATGATTGTATTTGGTTTTGGTGGATTAGATTGACACAATAATAAATTACATGTAGACCCTATTTTACCTAAAGGATGAAATAAATTAACATATAGATTTAAATACCAAAATGCTAACTTTGAAGCAGTAATTAATAAAAATAAATTTAGTATTCAAATGCTTTCAGAAGAATTCAAAGGATCATTATGAATTCACGGCAGAAAAGTAGAATTCAAAGATAATCAAGTTCACGAATTCGAGGTAATTAATGGTTAA
- a CDS encoding alpha-amylase family glycosyl hydrolase: MKTVKLEDKIFYQIFPRSFYDSNNDGDGDLKGITKKLGYLKKLGINGIWLCPTYSTNFVDAGYDVLDYKSVWEQFGTLEDFKEMASKAKKLGIDIIMDIVLNHVSNEHDWFKKAIESRENKEHNYFIWRDQLSAEEQKAQSIFGGSAWEYVPSVNRYYFHLFSKEQVDLNWEHPDTIAAMVDVINFWYDLGVRGFRLDAIKHVAKTFDEVDKNPYFAWNKGAVEFLKEFNSLAFKDKPDAYTLGEASGITAEELLKYGSGENKVSQNYFNFSWWWIGWSNETGRNGFDANWDYKQFAYQQAPFQENEKIKPYMFTNFLSNHDTSRSISRWGDEGLYREESAKTHALMLLTLKGIPCIYYGEEIGMLNVKFNDRSEFRDVDIKNGFKGLVDDNPVYSEDEFVKYLNINSRDAGRGLMQWTKGKNAGFNKNRTPWIKNGRNKEEINVFSALKDKQSIFYFYKELISLRKTKLRNVLVEGKSKIYVDKNGVIVIERKFKNEHLVAYINPTKNELSLEAKSGSQLLSTYRDNKQPKNKLRPFESILIKL; this comes from the coding sequence ATGAAAACAGTTAAATTAGAAGATAAAATCTTTTATCAAATTTTCCCTCGTTCATTTTACGATTCAAATAATGATGGAGATGGTGATTTAAAGGGTATAACAAAAAAATTAGGATATCTTAAAAAACTAGGAATTAATGGAATTTGATTATGTCCTACATATTCAACAAACTTTGTTGATGCTGGATATGATGTTTTAGATTACAAATCTGTTTGAGAACAGTTTGGTACATTAGAAGATTTTAAAGAAATGGCTTCTAAGGCTAAAAAACTAGGTATTGATATCATTATGGATATTGTCCTAAATCACGTTTCAAATGAACATGATTGATTTAAAAAAGCAATTGAATCTAGAGAAAACAAAGAACATAATTACTTTATTTGAAGAGACCAATTAAGTGCAGAGGAACAAAAGGCTCAAAGTATTTTTGGTGGATCAGCATGAGAATATGTACCAAGTGTTAATAGATACTACTTCCACTTATTTTCAAAAGAACAAGTTGATTTAAATTGAGAACATCCAGATACAATAGCTGCTATGGTCGATGTTATTAATTTTTGATATGACTTAGGTGTACGTGGTTTTAGATTGGATGCAATTAAACACGTTGCTAAAACTTTTGATGAAGTTGATAAAAATCCATATTTCGCCTGAAATAAAGGTGCTGTTGAATTCCTTAAAGAATTTAACTCATTGGCGTTTAAAGACAAACCAGATGCTTATACATTGGGAGAAGCAAGTGGTATTACTGCTGAAGAATTATTAAAATATGGTTCAGGTGAAAATAAAGTATCACAAAATTACTTTAACTTCTCATGATGATGAATTGGTTGAAGCAACGAAACAGGAAGAAATGGTTTTGACGCAAATTGAGATTATAAGCAATTTGCTTATCAACAAGCTCCATTCCAAGAAAATGAGAAAATTAAACCTTATATGTTTACAAACTTCCTATCAAATCACGACACATCAAGAAGTATTTCAAGATGAGGAGATGAGGGGTTATACAGAGAAGAATCCGCAAAAACACATGCTCTTATGTTATTAACATTAAAAGGTATTCCATGTATTTATTACGGTGAAGAAATTGGTATGCTTAACGTTAAATTTAATGATCGCTCAGAATTCCGTGATGTTGATATCAAAAATGGTTTCAAAGGGTTGGTGGATGATAACCCTGTATACAGCGAAGATGAATTTGTTAAATACTTAAATATAAATTCTAGAGATGCTGGTCGTGGTTTAATGCAATGAACAAAAGGGAAAAATGCAGGATTTAACAAAAATAGAACTCCATGAATTAAAAACGGAAGAAATAAAGAAGAAATTAATGTTTTTTCTGCTTTAAAAGATAAACAAAGTATCTTTTACTTCTACAAAGAACTAATTAGCTTAAGAAAAACAAAATTAAGAAACGTATTAGTTGAAGGTAAGTCAAAAATTTACGTGGATAAAAATGGTGTAATTGTGATTGAAAGAAAATTTAAGAACGAACATTTAGTTGCATATATTAATCCAACTAAAAATGAATTATCATTAGAAGCAAAAAGCGGATCACAATTACTTTCAACATATAGAGATAATAAACAACCAAAAAACAAATTAAGACCTTTCGAGTCTATATTAATTAAATTATAA